Proteins co-encoded in one Arthrobacter alpinus genomic window:
- a CDS encoding transglutaminaseTgpA domain-containing protein — MTLQQGGGTPEKNPDRKAPDQGSPARAQSGQGNASQSKPGQNNSGQGNGAGWPRRAEPARTRLGAARTGPARWILALTIFAAVMGSSLALKGVIVNFGWFPRASFVVAATLLLPALLRRYPGLSSFAPLGALAGWLLSLTMVFFPTTAVLGFIPTLDTLRAAQLIAAEASSVIMGNLAPVPAVLPMVFLVSAGLGFTALLIDTLAITVTMPAASSLGLILIMLPSALMTETGLGTLAFVGAGAGFLLIVGCCRWYAPEGKIRAHASYLPSGTLTRALALGAAVVLMMSVVPAVLPGFNQGAFTQGTRLNQQSGNVSLDPMISLGENLRQQSGEVQLTYLSNTSTGQYIRVNTLEDFTGKSWRPSPLPTGLEPGLASLAPAQEANPGIPRTETLTVITTEGLRSEWLPAPAGTVSVEELGGNWRWNPATATIKGAGSTTSNKSYVVRSEVPELTPARLGLATGKPRSSLDKIFTTLPADVPKIVKDTAKSVAGSAATPFGQAMALQNYLRSDAFTYSLDTPAEDGYDGSGMEVLAAFLKTKSGYCVHFSAAMAVMARELGIPARIAVGYAPGAVTTDVAERDGVSLFGYRATGRDAHAWPELYFEGLGWVPFEPTPSRGSVPEYEQEADSSVPLASAAPAPSSTATLTATATASATTAVAGPGTAGQPANWRAWLLGIGAGMLVVLLLMTPGWARNNVRRRRLARVRTPATARVSGTTSATGTTGTTSATGTSAASTTGTSAASTTRTGVPPAVLAWRELMDTAIDFGYAPDPARTPALHAEHIATMLGATAPAAVALLRRAYEEDVYGAGASHAGGTLSADAASKSPASTAEVPAGRDDLADAVEIVAARLQSRATLWRRIRARWVPASLFRR; from the coding sequence ATGACGTTGCAGCAGGGCGGCGGCACACCTGAGAAAAACCCGGACCGGAAAGCGCCTGATCAAGGATCGCCAGCGCGGGCGCAGTCGGGCCAGGGCAACGCGAGCCAGAGTAAGCCGGGCCAGAACAACTCTGGCCAGGGAAACGGCGCCGGCTGGCCTCGGCGGGCCGAGCCGGCACGAACACGCCTGGGCGCGGCCCGCACCGGCCCGGCCCGCTGGATCTTGGCGCTAACAATTTTCGCTGCCGTCATGGGTTCCTCACTGGCACTGAAAGGCGTCATTGTAAACTTCGGCTGGTTCCCGCGGGCATCGTTTGTGGTCGCTGCAACACTGTTGCTTCCTGCGCTGTTGCGCCGGTACCCGGGGCTGAGCTCCTTCGCCCCGCTGGGTGCACTGGCCGGCTGGCTGCTGAGCCTGACCATGGTGTTTTTCCCAACGACCGCCGTGCTCGGGTTCATTCCCACGCTGGATACGCTCAGGGCCGCCCAGCTCATAGCCGCGGAGGCGTCCTCGGTCATCATGGGTAATCTGGCCCCTGTCCCTGCCGTGCTGCCCATGGTCTTCCTGGTCAGTGCTGGCTTAGGTTTCACCGCATTGTTGATTGACACCTTGGCCATTACGGTCACGATGCCAGCAGCTAGTTCGCTGGGGCTGATATTGATCATGCTGCCCTCGGCACTCATGACGGAGACAGGTCTTGGCACCTTGGCTTTTGTGGGTGCCGGAGCCGGATTCTTACTGATCGTGGGCTGCTGCCGCTGGTACGCTCCAGAGGGGAAAATCCGTGCTCACGCCAGCTACCTTCCCAGCGGCACGCTGACACGGGCCCTCGCCCTCGGTGCGGCAGTAGTACTGATGATGTCGGTGGTGCCAGCGGTGCTGCCCGGATTCAATCAAGGCGCTTTCACCCAGGGCACGCGGCTGAATCAACAGAGTGGAAACGTCAGCCTGGACCCCATGATTTCCCTCGGCGAGAACTTGCGGCAGCAATCGGGCGAAGTGCAACTCACCTATTTGAGCAACACAAGTACCGGCCAGTACATTCGGGTCAACACACTCGAGGACTTCACAGGAAAATCGTGGCGGCCCTCGCCGCTACCTACGGGGCTGGAACCCGGTTTGGCCAGTCTTGCACCGGCTCAGGAGGCCAATCCCGGCATCCCCCGAACGGAAACGCTCACAGTCATTACCACCGAGGGGCTGCGCAGCGAGTGGCTACCGGCTCCGGCCGGCACCGTAAGTGTTGAAGAATTGGGTGGGAACTGGCGTTGGAACCCCGCCACCGCAACCATCAAGGGCGCAGGGTCCACGACCTCTAACAAGTCCTACGTAGTGCGCAGCGAGGTGCCGGAACTGACTCCGGCCCGGCTGGGCTTAGCCACCGGAAAACCGCGCTCCTCACTGGATAAAATCTTCACAACGCTCCCGGCGGATGTGCCGAAAATTGTCAAAGACACCGCCAAAAGTGTGGCCGGCTCCGCAGCCACACCGTTTGGCCAAGCCATGGCATTGCAGAATTATCTGCGTTCGGACGCCTTCACCTACAGTCTGGATACACCCGCCGAGGATGGCTACGACGGATCTGGCATGGAAGTTCTTGCGGCTTTCCTGAAGACCAAGAGCGGCTACTGCGTGCACTTTTCCGCCGCGATGGCCGTCATGGCCAGGGAGCTGGGCATCCCCGCTCGCATTGCCGTGGGCTATGCGCCAGGGGCTGTCACCACTGATGTGGCCGAACGCGACGGAGTAAGCCTGTTTGGTTACCGAGCCACCGGCCGTGACGCGCATGCCTGGCCCGAATTGTATTTTGAGGGCCTCGGCTGGGTGCCTTTCGAGCCCACTCCCTCGCGCGGCAGTGTCCCTGAGTACGAGCAAGAAGCGGACAGTTCGGTCCCCCTAGCCAGTGCTGCCCCCGCTCCCAGCTCCACGGCAACGCTCACTGCGACAGCCACGGCGTCCGCCACAACAGCCGTCGCGGGCCCCGGAACCGCGGGACAACCGGCGAATTGGCGCGCCTGGCTGCTGGGCATCGGTGCCGGAATGCTGGTGGTCTTGCTCCTGATGACTCCGGGTTGGGCTAGAAATAATGTCCGACGGCGGCGCCTGGCCCGGGTGCGTACCCCCGCCACCGCGCGGGTCTCCGGCACTACCAGCGCTACCGGCACGACCGGCACCACCAGCGCTACCGGCACTAGCGCGGCCAGCACTACCGGCACTAGCGCGGCCAGCACTACTAGAACCGGCGTTCCGCCGGCCGTTCTGGCTTGGCGCGAACTCATGGACACGGCCATTGACTTTGGCTATGCCCCCGATCCGGCACGCACCCCGGCACTCCACGCCGAACACATCGCCACCATGCTGGGGGCCACGGCTCCTGCAGCTGTGGCACTGCTGCGGCGAGCCTATGAGGAGGATGTTTACGGCGCTGGGGCCAGCCATGCTGGCGGCACGCTGTCTGCGGACGCCGCGTCCAAGTCCCCCGCGTCGACTGCTGAGGTTCCTGCCGGACGAGACGATCTGGCGGACGCCGTGGAAATCGTGGCCGCGCGTCTGCAGAGCCGAGCCACGCTGTGGCGACGGATACGCGCTCGGTGGGTGCCGGCGTCGCTCTTCCGCCGTTAG
- a CDS encoding NAD-dependent succinate-semialdehyde dehydrogenase: MTVSPTAQHTNAEPTSAEQAERERVLLASVPTGLLINGEWRPAASGKTFTVEDPSTGKALLEIADAGAVDGAAALDAAVAVQAEWAATPARERAEILRRGFDMVTARADDFALLMTLEMGKPLAEALGEVKYGAEFLRWFSEEATRSFGRYSANPEGTAQILVQKKPVGPCLLITPWNFPLAMATRKIAPAIAAGCTMVLKPANLTPLTSQLFAQILMDAGLPAGVLNVVATTDAGGVTGPLIQDSRLRKLSFTGSTPVGKRLLADASANVLRTSMELGGNAPFLVFEDADLDAAVEGAMAAKLRNMGEACTAANRFLVHESVADEFATRFAARMGEMTTGRGTDPATKVGPLIDAKSRDKVHSLVSDAVADGARVITGGAPADGPGYFYQPTVLQGVEPGSRILTEEIFGPVAPIVTFKNEDEAVALANDTEYGLVAYIFTKDHNRGLRMANRIETGMLGLNAGVISNAAAPFGGVKQSGLGREGSVEGIEEYLYTQYIGFPNPHNG, encoded by the coding sequence ATGACTGTGAGCCCAACCGCCCAGCACACCAACGCCGAACCCACTAGCGCCGAGCAGGCCGAGCGCGAACGCGTCCTGCTGGCGAGCGTTCCCACGGGACTACTGATCAACGGTGAATGGCGGCCCGCGGCTTCCGGCAAGACCTTTACCGTGGAGGATCCGTCCACCGGAAAAGCGCTGCTGGAGATTGCCGACGCCGGTGCCGTAGACGGTGCCGCGGCCTTGGATGCCGCTGTGGCCGTGCAGGCGGAGTGGGCTGCGACTCCGGCACGTGAACGTGCCGAAATCCTGCGCCGCGGCTTTGACATGGTCACTGCCCGTGCCGATGACTTTGCCCTGCTCATGACCCTGGAAATGGGCAAGCCGCTCGCCGAAGCCCTGGGTGAGGTGAAATACGGTGCCGAGTTCTTGCGCTGGTTCTCCGAAGAGGCTACCCGCTCCTTTGGCCGCTACTCGGCCAATCCGGAGGGAACCGCCCAGATCCTGGTGCAGAAGAAGCCTGTTGGTCCCTGCCTGCTGATCACCCCGTGGAACTTCCCCCTTGCTATGGCAACCCGCAAGATCGCCCCGGCCATTGCCGCCGGTTGCACCATGGTGCTCAAGCCCGCCAACCTAACGCCGCTGACCAGCCAACTCTTCGCCCAAATCCTGATGGATGCGGGCCTGCCAGCCGGCGTGCTGAATGTTGTGGCAACCACCGACGCCGGTGGCGTGACGGGTCCGCTCATCCAGGATTCACGTCTGCGCAAGCTCTCCTTTACCGGCTCCACCCCCGTGGGAAAGCGTCTGTTGGCCGACGCCTCCGCCAACGTTCTGCGCACCTCCATGGAATTGGGCGGCAACGCCCCGTTCCTGGTCTTCGAAGATGCCGATCTGGACGCCGCCGTGGAAGGTGCCATGGCAGCCAAGCTGCGGAACATGGGCGAGGCGTGCACCGCCGCTAATCGCTTCCTGGTGCACGAATCCGTGGCCGACGAATTCGCCACCCGCTTTGCCGCCCGCATGGGTGAAATGACCACGGGCCGCGGCACCGATCCGGCCACCAAGGTGGGCCCGTTGATTGACGCCAAGAGCCGCGACAAGGTGCACTCGCTGGTCAGCGACGCCGTGGCCGACGGCGCCCGCGTCATCACCGGCGGTGCCCCCGCCGACGGTCCCGGCTACTTCTACCAACCCACGGTGCTGCAGGGTGTTGAGCCCGGCTCCCGCATCCTCACCGAGGAAATCTTTGGCCCGGTGGCCCCCATTGTCACGTTCAAAAACGAAGACGAGGCAGTAGCCCTGGCTAACGACACCGAATACGGTTTGGTGGCTTATATCTTTACCAAGGACCACAACCGCGGCCTGCGGATGGCCAACCGGATTGAGACAGGCATGCTGGGCTTGAATGCAGGCGTCATCTCCAATGCGGCGGCACCCTTCGGCGGGGTCAAGCAGTCCGGTCTGGGCCGCGAAGGCAGCGTCGAAGGCATCGAGGAGTACCTGTACACCCAGTACATCGGCTTCCCGAATCCCCATAACGGCTAG
- the rsmI gene encoding 16S rRNA (cytidine(1402)-2'-O)-methyltransferase, with translation MGDASARLIAWLGTADIVAAEDTRRLHRLVTSLGVKVGGQIISYHEHNEAVKTAELLTQVQSGKTLLMVTDAGMPSVSDPGFRLVAAAVEAGVKVTAAPGPSAVLTALALSGLPTDRFCFEGFLPRKSGERASRLHDLAVEKRTMVFFEAPHRLEAMLRALHTAFGPSRQGAVCRELTKTYEEVIRRPLSGLLEWAEESQIRGEIAIVVSGAPAGDAGTVEDHVAAVNELMGQGMRMKEAVAVISHDVHFSKRELYSAVLAARG, from the coding sequence ATGGGCGATGCCTCGGCCCGCCTCATTGCCTGGCTGGGCACGGCGGACATTGTTGCTGCCGAGGATACCCGCCGCCTGCACCGCCTCGTCACGAGCCTGGGCGTTAAAGTGGGCGGCCAGATCATTAGCTACCACGAGCACAATGAAGCCGTGAAGACCGCCGAGCTGCTGACCCAAGTACAAAGCGGCAAGACCTTGTTGATGGTCACCGATGCCGGCATGCCCTCCGTCTCCGATCCCGGGTTCCGGCTGGTTGCCGCTGCTGTTGAAGCCGGCGTGAAGGTCACCGCAGCCCCTGGCCCCTCCGCAGTCCTGACCGCCTTGGCACTGTCCGGGCTGCCCACGGATCGCTTTTGCTTTGAAGGATTCCTGCCGCGTAAGTCGGGGGAGCGGGCCTCGCGATTGCACGATCTGGCCGTGGAAAAGCGCACCATGGTGTTTTTTGAGGCTCCACACCGGCTCGAAGCCATGCTGCGCGCGCTGCACACCGCTTTTGGGCCGTCCCGTCAGGGGGCCGTCTGCCGCGAGCTGACCAAGACGTACGAAGAAGTGATCCGCAGGCCCTTGTCCGGGCTGCTGGAATGGGCCGAGGAAAGCCAGATTCGCGGTGAAATTGCCATTGTTGTCAGTGGCGCTCCAGCCGGTGACGCAGGAACTGTCGAAGACCACGTGGCGGCCGTTAACGAGCTGATGGGCCAGGGCATGCGGATGAAGGAAGCTGTCGCCGTTATTTCCCATGATGTGCACTTCAGCAAGCGTGAGCTGTACAGCGCCGTGCTGGCAGCACGCGGATAA
- a CDS encoding phospholipid carrier-dependent glycosyltransferase, with product MDTAAAAPDPTAATDPRAEGNGSPGPSHAARPSVPARRWLRDPAEAFTGAALRARLLGSRYSFATTPVSLRVWFWMAPILTALVGGLLRFLRLGQPPSLVFDETYYIKDAYSYLQSGYERNWAEKANDLFNQGIFTSIEDTAEYVVHPPVGKWMIAFGMWVFGPESTFGWRFSAALVGTLSIFLLALIAAKMFRSTILGAVAGLLFAVDGHAIVQSRTSLLDIFVMFFALAAFGALIMDRDDGRRRLAAKLSALAGADGRLPSKALLYGPWLGIRWWRIAAGVALGLCIGTKWSGLFFLAAFGLMSVVWDMNARRIAGIKYWVMGAVWKDGIVAFVSMVPVATATYLASWTGWFRSTDAYDRHWAQENPSTTWGWVPDSLRSLWHYHYTAYNFHTGLASDHPYKANAWSWLVMGRPTSFYVKNYENGDGGCAVEKCTAAITSVGNPLIWWAGTLALLFLIGVWIAKRDWRAGAILVGFAAGFLPWLFYPMRTIFFFYAIAYEPFMILAIVLVLGMILGKIGDPPWRRTQGAIIVGIFLVLTVAISAFFYPIWAAEIVPHEYWRQHMWLPSWI from the coding sequence ATGGATACCGCTGCGGCGGCCCCGGATCCCACCGCTGCCACTGACCCGCGGGCGGAGGGCAACGGCTCGCCAGGCCCTTCCCACGCGGCCAGGCCCAGCGTTCCGGCGCGGCGTTGGCTGCGCGATCCGGCCGAGGCCTTCACCGGCGCAGCCCTGCGTGCCCGTCTCCTGGGGAGCCGGTATTCCTTCGCCACCACACCCGTGAGCTTGCGTGTCTGGTTTTGGATGGCCCCGATCCTGACGGCCTTGGTTGGCGGACTCCTGCGCTTCCTGCGTCTGGGCCAGCCGCCGTCGTTAGTCTTTGACGAGACCTACTACATCAAGGACGCCTACAGCTATTTGCAAAGCGGCTACGAGCGCAACTGGGCAGAAAAGGCCAACGACCTCTTCAACCAAGGCATCTTCACCAGCATCGAGGACACCGCCGAGTACGTGGTGCACCCGCCCGTCGGCAAGTGGATGATCGCGTTTGGCATGTGGGTTTTTGGCCCGGAAAGCACCTTCGGTTGGCGGTTCTCGGCAGCCCTGGTGGGCACCTTGTCTATCTTCTTGCTGGCTCTGATCGCTGCGAAAATGTTCCGCTCCACCATTCTGGGCGCTGTGGCCGGCCTGCTCTTCGCCGTGGACGGGCATGCCATTGTTCAGTCCCGCACCTCGCTGCTGGACATCTTTGTCATGTTCTTTGCCCTGGCCGCCTTTGGGGCACTCATCATGGACCGCGATGATGGACGACGGCGGCTGGCAGCAAAGCTGTCGGCCCTCGCCGGCGCTGATGGTCGGCTCCCGAGCAAAGCCCTGCTGTACGGCCCGTGGCTGGGGATCCGTTGGTGGCGGATCGCTGCCGGCGTGGCCCTGGGACTGTGCATTGGCACCAAGTGGTCAGGTTTGTTCTTCCTGGCCGCCTTCGGGTTGATGAGTGTGGTGTGGGACATGAACGCGCGGCGCATCGCCGGCATCAAGTACTGGGTCATGGGCGCTGTCTGGAAAGACGGCATCGTTGCGTTCGTCTCCATGGTGCCCGTGGCCACCGCCACCTACCTGGCCAGCTGGACCGGCTGGTTCCGCTCCACAGACGCCTACGACAGGCATTGGGCGCAAGAGAACCCGTCCACCACATGGGGCTGGGTCCCGGATTCCCTGCGCTCCCTGTGGCACTACCACTACACCGCCTACAACTTCCATACCGGGTTGGCCTCAGACCACCCATATAAAGCCAACGCATGGTCATGGCTGGTCATGGGCCGCCCCACCTCTTTCTACGTCAAAAACTATGAAAACGGGGACGGCGGTTGCGCGGTTGAAAAGTGCACGGCCGCCATCACCAGCGTGGGCAATCCGCTCATCTGGTGGGCAGGTACCTTGGCCCTCTTGTTCCTCATCGGAGTCTGGATAGCCAAGCGCGACTGGCGTGCAGGGGCCATCCTGGTCGGCTTCGCAGCTGGCTTCCTGCCCTGGCTCTTCTACCCGATGCGCACCATCTTCTTCTTCTACGCCATCGCCTACGAACCGTTCATGATCCTGGCCATAGTGCTGGTCTTGGGCATGATCTTAGGCAAAATTGGCGATCCCCCGTGGCGGCGAACCCAAGGTGCCATCATCGTGGGAATCTTCCTGGTCCTGACAGTGGCCATCAGCGCCTTCTTCTATCCGATCTGGGCAGCGGAGATCGTCCCGCATGAATATTGGCGCCAACATATGTGGCTGCCGAGCTGGATCTAG
- the lepB gene encoding signal peptidase I — MAEPVQGAPGARRPEMTGKWRAFRRSTYGSLLLNVLAAVVVIVLVQTLFVKVYSVPSGSMQGTLYSGDRMLVNRTAYAGGVPPRGDVVVFSADEAWLDGAPTTGSPAKEMLRYFGDVSSIGPSHEKFLVKRVIGIPGDTVDCCSAAGTLSVNGVAQKEPYIQGDLLFDGVASNCASTPKSRRCFGPVTVPEGMLLVLGDNRGNSKDSVFACRGVPANDDCVKFVPVENVIGHAFMKILPWNRIGKIS; from the coding sequence ATGGCAGAACCAGTGCAAGGTGCCCCCGGTGCACGTCGCCCCGAAATGACGGGCAAGTGGCGGGCCTTTAGGCGCAGTACCTACGGATCGTTGCTGCTCAACGTACTGGCAGCTGTGGTGGTCATTGTGCTGGTGCAGACTCTTTTTGTGAAGGTCTATTCAGTACCATCGGGATCCATGCAGGGCACCTTGTATAGCGGTGACAGGATGTTGGTTAATCGCACTGCCTATGCCGGTGGTGTCCCACCACGGGGCGATGTGGTGGTCTTCAGTGCTGACGAGGCATGGCTGGATGGTGCCCCGACGACGGGGAGCCCCGCCAAGGAAATGTTGCGCTACTTTGGCGACGTCAGCAGCATCGGACCGTCTCATGAAAAGTTCTTGGTCAAGCGAGTCATTGGCATTCCCGGAGACACCGTCGATTGCTGCAGTGCGGCCGGAACCCTGAGCGTTAACGGCGTGGCTCAGAAGGAACCCTACATTCAAGGCGATTTGTTGTTCGACGGCGTAGCGTCGAACTGTGCGAGCACCCCGAAAAGCAGGCGGTGTTTTGGGCCCGTCACTGTTCCGGAAGGAATGCTCTTGGTGCTGGGGGACAACCGGGGCAATTCCAAGGATTCCGTATTCGCCTGTCGCGGCGTCCCCGCCAACGATGATTGCGTGAAATTTGTCCCGGTGGAGAACGTCATCGGGCATGCCTTCATGAAGATTCTGCCGTGGAACCGGATAGGCAAGATCAGCTAG
- a CDS encoding low molecular weight phosphatase family protein, which yields MIRLLTVCTGNICRSPFAERMLATELESLHPGLFLVHSAGTGAMVGDGMEEESAALLASFGGSSEGFASRQLVAPLLAESDLVLAMTVAHRDAVIRMSPRMLKRTYTIVELARILRTIRLSGTDKVICGGLPEQVQQRWEQLPALAALFRSESRPSEAGDDVVDPYRRNTATHQQMVEEILPAVEEILAFERWYSSQA from the coding sequence ATGATCCGATTGTTGACCGTGTGCACTGGCAATATCTGCCGCTCCCCTTTTGCCGAGAGAATGCTGGCGACCGAACTTGAAAGCCTGCACCCTGGCTTGTTCCTGGTCCACAGCGCTGGCACGGGAGCCATGGTGGGAGACGGCATGGAAGAAGAGTCTGCTGCCCTTCTGGCCTCTTTTGGTGGATCGAGTGAGGGCTTTGCCTCCCGCCAACTGGTCGCGCCGCTGCTCGCGGAATCTGATCTGGTGCTGGCTATGACAGTGGCCCACCGCGATGCCGTCATCCGCATGAGCCCGCGCATGCTTAAGCGGACGTACACGATCGTGGAGCTTGCCAGAATTCTTCGCACCATCCGGCTCTCCGGCACGGACAAGGTAATATGCGGCGGATTGCCCGAGCAAGTCCAGCAACGGTGGGAGCAACTGCCAGCCCTGGCAGCCCTGTTCCGTAGCGAGTCGAGGCCTTCAGAGGCTGGTGACGATGTTGTGGACCCGTACCGAAGGAACACGGCAACTCACCAACAGATGGTCGAGGAGATCTTGCCTGCCGTGGAAGAAATCCTCGCCTTCGAGCGCTGGTACAGCAGCCAGGCGTAG